DNA from Toxoplasma gondii ME49 chromosome X, whole genome shotgun sequence:
acgaacagaaacagagcgaCCAGACACAACGCGGAGTCGTCTCTCGACTCCATTTCGGTCGAAGAGGCTTGTCTGGCTGCatccttcctctttcgtctcgaaTATCTCATCTCGCTTTTCCACAGGGACAGCCCTGCGTcgttcgcctctgcctcgtcttcgccacACTCGCGCTCGGATCCCgattctctttctgcttcacCATCTTCGTTGAGCAGGCCGGAggcacagaaggagagaggagaaggccgAGCCGAATACGCCTCCGCAGATCCTCTGTCACCTCCGaagccttcgtcttcttctccatctgctGCTGCATCTTCGgggactctctctctcgccgcctctctccgggAACCTTGGGCGGTAACACAATTTCGCTCGGCCATCGCGAGTCGCCTagagtgtctccttctgtcgtTGCGGAGCCGCGAACTGCTGCGTGCGAGAACTGCgttgctcctcttctcttccgcagATGCAAAGGCGGCGCAGCAACTTCTTCGAGATCTCCTCCccgaaaacgaaggaggagaggaggccTCTCTCCCGACCTTTGTGCCTGTGTCGGATGCCTCCGAAGTCTGGGGCCTTCACTCCCTCATGCCTTGTCTTCAAAACCATTTCGCTCAAGCCGgttctccgtctgcttcgccgtctccttcttcgtctacctcttctcctttttcgtcttcgtcttcagccgGTGGAGGGGAGTGTGATGTTGCGGCGCGCGAGCGCTTGTTACGCAAGTATGAGGACCAGATTTTCAGTCGCGCTCTGGCTGAGAACTTGTCGGCgggtcttctgcgtctcgcgccGTTCCAAGTGACAGCTGGAACTCACTTCGTCAtctctcgcgtccttcgGACGCTTGGCGCGGCGGCACAATCTCTCCAAACCGCAGGCGTTCTGAGTgcagctctgcatgcagcgagcaTGCGCGAGCGGCGCGCCTCGGAGAACTCGCAGGGCGCCTTGGGTGGCCTGCCGGGCGCCGGAAGGCCCACCCCACACGGAGACATCTCTGGCGGCTCTCTCTGGAATCCTGGATCAATACACGAAGgagcgaagggagaaggaagcggccGTTCCAGCGGGAACagtgaaaaaaaagaacTTGAGAAGGAAAGACCAGAGTGTTTAGAAGCTCGAGCATGGGAAGACATAGGACTGAGGGAAGCGACTCGACAGCGACTCGTGGAAATTCGCGATTTGTGTTCGCTGTTTCTTGCCGTTCGCTGTGGCGGCGCTGAGAGGGCGAAGGCCGTTTCGGATCCAGCTGAATGCGCCGCGCTGTATGTCGACTGCGAATATTTTCACCAActccttctgcgccttccaTTTGCATTTGCtgtcttcgcgtcttcgccttggGCGCGTTGCTCGTTTTGCGAGGGTGTGAACCGggatgaagagaaaaaggagaagccgcagactggcctcgagaagcagacaggacATACACGGGAGGAGGACGTCCTTTCTGACGCGCCTCTCACTTCGCTCAACGAGGTTTTCGCTCTcgacctttcttcttccgtttcgtccttctcgcccAACAGAGCCGCTCCAGGATGCACACTCGCCGTCCCTCCAACGagctctgcctcttctctctcttcttgtgtgGGGACAGAGGTTCCTCCGACTGGTCGACCTAGtaaagaagaagactcagCACAGAACGCGAGACTGGCAGGCGACTTGCGCCGCAACGTATTCGCTGAACCTCGAAGTCTGTCCTGCGTTTTGATCGAAGCCATGGGAAGCATCAAACAGACTCAGGAGACAACATTCGTCGAAATGCTCAAGGCCGAACAGGCGGTGTACAGGCAGTGCGCCGCGCGGCTGCTTGCCCCGGCTGAAGGTCTGCTCGTcgaacagggagaagaagaaaagcgggGAAGCAAGTGGgtgagagaggaggcgaagagaggagacctcGACGCGATTGTCGCAGGCGGTGAGACAGAGGGGGGTGagtccgaagaagagaacgacaaCGACGTCAATTCGTGTGTGGGGTCGCGAAAAACATCCTTCGAAGAAGCCGAACAAAGGCGGTGGAGACGAGCGGGGGACAACGGCCGGAGGCAGATTGGAACTGCGACAAACGAGCATTTCCTCGAAACAAACGAACTGAATCTCACTCAAGCTGAAGCATTTGTCAGTGAGGCTACACAGCGCCTGAAGCAAACCGCGAAGCAATGGCTGCCGTTTCTGCCTCGACAAGTGAGTTGGAAAACGGTGATTTTTCTTGACTTCATCCCGGCTTCCCCTTGAGTTTACCCCGGTATTCTCTTGATCGTATTTCGATTTTTGCATGAatttttgtcttttttccccTCGATTTTACTTCGATTTTTCCTTGAGTTTATCCCGATTTCCCCTCGAGTTTTTTTATTTCTCCTTCATTTAAGTTCGAGCACCCGCTGCGCTCACAGCGTTTCGCCTGTAGGGCGGACGTCAAAGAAACAGGGATGTGACAATGTCACTAGAACACTGAGACCTTGACTAGGCCTCCGTGTGATGGAGGCAATCTACCGAGAGAGTTGGTTGGCCGCGCACAACATAAATCGTTCTTCAAGAACTGACGAACTCTGCGATTTGCTTGAGGCAGTTGCATTCGACGCCACAGTTTATGCTGCAAAAACCGTACCGTTGCAGGACGCGTTGGTTGGgatatgcacatgcatggGTGTACGTCTGCGTCCCTGTCACCAGTGTGAATAAGGCACTACTCGCAGTTAGTTTGCTCGTTTGTGTTCTTGTTCGTGACTGTGGCTGTGGCGCGAGGAAATAAAACACAGAAATGCGTTTATTTGCTTCTGGCGTTTGCTCCTGCATCTGCACCATTCCTTTTTCAGGTGTACGTCGAGTCGGTCGCGTTGCTTTCTGACGCCTGCTTGAAGGaattttctctcgcgctttgTGCACTGCTGCTCCcggcctcttcttcactcggGCAGGCTTCGACTACCCGCGTCGCGCCGCCGTCGGCGCCCCAGGAACGGACGCGCTTCGTTGTGGCTCTTATATCGTTCATCCTCGCCGAGGTGAAAaccgtcttccttcttcatctcgaCACTCCGCAAAGTACTGCAccgctcgcgtcttcttcttctcttccttgtctctccttttcctctccgtcctctcccAGTTCGACGTCGTGTGCGTCCTTCGGTtctgcggcggctgcgcTGCAAGGCCTGGACGCCGCCACGGAGACTCCGCAGACGACGCGCATCGAGTCGCTGGTGGAGTTCGTGGAGACTTTGGAGGCGATGAAGGCGATCTTGACGCCTGAGGACGACGCCTTGCTCCAACATGTCTGGGCGCTGTACGGGGCCTCCTTGAGAAGGACGCTGCCTCTGGAGAAAGTGGAACGgattctcttctccagcctcTGCCTGCTCGCGCTCAGCGACCCAGTCACCGCCAGCGAGGCCATGCGGCAACATGCGAGCGACTTCGGCCGAATGCTTCTGCAGAGCGTTTGAAGGAGGCGCgtcaaagaagaaaccggTTCGCGACAGGAGATTCAAGCGAAACCTCGCGGCGAGCGGACgcaacagagacaaggagtacgcagcagcgcctctcggccggaagcgaggagagccAGGGAACGGAAAGGAGGAGGCAAAGCGAAAGACACAAAGAGTGAACGAGGTCAGTTAGGCAAATGGAGAAGCTGGCGAAAAACGGAGCGGCGAAAAGTAGCTGGACAAGATCGAGGTGAAACAGGAGTggaagaggaacggagacagggcgaagaggagaaacgcggaggaagacgaagagcaaAAGGACGAGgttgaagacgagaaaaccaGTGACAAGGCAAAGGAACAAGATAAAATTGGTGatgaaaggagaaaaaagggagaaaaagaggaacacgaacaggaaggcgaagaacctGCCAGTGACGGAGACAACCAGCATGCGGAAGTTCACTGCGCGGCGACAGAGTGAACGCTGCTGTCACTGAAAGAGACGAAATcaacgcgttttttcttccatgtTCCTCTGCCATTGAGTATTTATAGATTCACGTGCATCTTGATATTTGagctcatatatatatatatatatatatatatatatgcatgcatatgcaaGTGAGTGGCGAGACAACTGTGCGGCGAACAAAGTAGGGATTTTGCGATTAAGTGCTTTTGAACGCAGCATCTGTCGAACGTTCTCTGAGGAAATCCTTAAACCAACGCAGGCTGGACTGCGTCTTCACACAGGAAGACGCCTTTTCGACAGGCGCCACGAGTGACTTCTCTAGAAAACGGAAGCATATTTCTACGTTTACCGAGCGAGCAAAGACTTTCGTTTGCGCACAAGGAACTTCACGTtacaacatatatatatatatatatatatatatatatatatatatatgtaggtatatgcatatgtgaaTGTACTTTCGCGCGCACTCCGCCATACATAGGAATAGCCAGAGTGCTAGGCAGACAGTTGCATGCATAGCGAAACGACATGTATTCGCAAGTGACGCCAGCGCGTCTGCCTtcgaaagcgaagaagcgaagagtcCCCGCCGCCAGCGACGGCTGTTCTTAcactgttccacgcaggtcCAGGCATGCCGCGTTGGCCTCGAGCTCTCTGTctttacacacacatacacataaatatattcATATAAACATATCcctataaatatatacatataaatacatcCACACAAATAAATGCATACAAACATAtccatataaatatatgcatataagtatacacatataaatatatgcatgccTGTAGATAAAggtgtatatttatgtatttatttatgtatattatatgtatatgtatgtctgtgtgtctgtcgcttTGATGAGTTTTGTCTCGAGCGCTCAAGACATGTCTGCAGCTTCAGACGGCAAGCGAGAGGCTGTGCTTCCTAGAGAGTTGGAATCGCGTGAAGCCGCGTTTCGGTCGCAGTTGCACCTCTGGAGAAGCAACCGACGTCGACGCGTTTCTTTCGGCGAGAGAGCAaacggcgcatgcgtcgtcgAGTCCCTAGGAGAGAAGCCAGAAAGTGACATAACTTCAGTGTTTCTGTCGTTTGACATTTCCACTGGTTCATCCCACGACGCGCGTCCCTCTCGGCGCGGACTGCCTGCCTGTGCAGCCGACGACATGACAACTTGAAtgcaaggaaaaacgagcatATGTATTCATCGACGCAACCAGCGCGATGAGACTCAAAGGAACTCTATCCATCTTCAACATGCAGACAAGCCTCGGGCaccctttgtttcttccgcGTTCCTTCGCTCGCTCTTGAGCTGGCTcattctctcctccactctcGTCTCAGCTggctccttcgttctctcacGCCTCTTTCCACTCCGCTGTCCCTATTGATTTCTCGTTGGGCTGTTCGCCGGCTGCATCTGCACCAttcttcttgtttctgtctctgcgtctttgtctctctctctctccccgtctctaCAGATGCGCGGCTTCCGgttcgtcgcttctttcgaCGAGGGTGGCTTGGGCGCTCCTACGCCTTTCGCTCTGCGACTTTCTTGGCAGCGTTcgcgccgcctccttcgtcttgtccgtgtctgtctccctcggaTTCTCTGAATTCCAACTGCGCATCTCCGTTCGACTCCGCTTTCTCGGCCTTCTCGCTTGCGctctcgttcgcctcctcgaAGGCCTCCTCCCAAAAGGCATCCCAGCTtcgagctgtctcctcgctctcttcctcgttcgcttcttccgccttctcctcctgcgcctcctgcaGGCTGTCGACCGCTTGTTCTTTGCCCTCGCGCAGCGTAGCGAGCTCGTGCAGTCTTGCGGCTGGCGCGGGCAAAGATTCAGCGGTTCGATGGTTGGCGGCTTCCCCAGGTCGCGCGTCCAGACGCGCCTCCTCTGTGGAGTCCGTCAGCTCCCGCAGCCGCGGTGCCTGACATTCCACCAGCCGCGTCTCGACCAGAGCCTCCACGGCCTCGTACGTCGCCTCTGCCAAGAGATTGAGGAAGCAAAAAGCCACTAGGG
Protein-coding regions in this window:
- a CDS encoding hypothetical protein (encoded by transcript TGME49_228340) — translated: MEVDRFHCSSSPLQDGAPLSSPPDASSSSASPTSSSCADDAVSLRQLHKQLEIVRASKLAAQLRAGQTLRRGAECMQQLQILFDGDREELSRLRTLCASLAREILGEESVPDADALEDDQREETGEEKTHAARLRGDRASRRRATAAGGGGRLPSGGEAKDGGTRPRSYKERVERRREAEATLQESVRSLQETRRCMQSLLRRQRLLDECQALLCEAKDQDKLRLSSSTDEQHPLAVQAPLQCRDAASAGDAWRRRSAASLFLAAAEKLRDFGDVWREEQAREGARLAELPSLLQPTKTHPPQEAGEPHEGPPVEEPASLSADEAHAVLQEGQLKVLARLRETLICSLDARLAFLVHIERRNLRLLQEISTGATHAKSPRLPASASAPQRTEGNSEGQKEAAAVQGSEQPSKAGEAFASKAAGARTETKREGDEEVTVWRRRRGAELAGGDVHKEVEDIWKAFEALGILEQRLGSFSRKVQRELLVPLLQATARHARENEGDAAYGAPVFTLLLDEEPDQTNLTVPSLSSAFSYAPVGACDTDAVDCNRMQTSKTVSGETQPEASTDRSTSRALFLTWSWSTSSPSPSSSSSSSSSSSSSPLSSSLSSSPLSSSLSSSSPLCSSCVSGRCLGEGILGRLRCFCEAVESLLDLLASLVLVRREWRSLFLRVAFSRSFLDVLLSQSLPSFGVSSKGCSFLHSTRQSPTHPGSQVDLTHHLPWTAPSSLASSSRHLSSSPSASASAASSSFAASVTRSSSASPAGGVDGTAAAAAGRSDLGRESSSDALVAACVTKVLGCLEEMDSPAGLTAAKGDNTNRNRATRHNAESSLDSISVEEACLAASFLFRLEYLISLFHRDSPASFASASSSPHSRSDPDSLSASPSSLSRPEAQKERGEGRAEYASADPLSPPKPSSSSPSAAASSGTLSLAASLREPWAVTQFRSAIASRLECLLLSLRSRELLRARTALLLFSSADAKAAQQLLRDLLPENEGGEEASLPTFVPVSDASEVWGLHSLMPCLQNHFAQAGSPSASPSPSSSTSSPFSSSSSAGGGECDVAARERLLRKYEDQIFSRALAENLSAGLLRLAPFQVTAGTHFVISRVLRTLGAAAQSLQTAGVLSAALHAASMRERRASENSQGALGGLPGAGRPTPHGDISGGSLWNPGSIHEGAKGEGSGRSSGNSEKKELEKERPECLEARAWEDIGLREATRQRLVEIRDLCSLFLAVRCGGAERAKAVSDPAECAALYVDCEYFHQLLLRLPFAFAVFASSPWARCSFCEGVNRDEEKKEKPQTGLEKQTGHTREEDVLSDAPLTSLNEVFALDLSSSVSSFSPNRAAPGCTLAVPPTSSASSLSSCVGTEVPPTGRPSKEEDSAQNARLAGDLRRNVFAEPRSLSCVLIEAMGSIKQTQETTFVEMLKAEQAVYRQCAARLLAPAEGLLVEQGEEEKRGSKWVREEAKRGDLDAIVAGGETEGGESEEENDNDVNSCVGSRKTSFEEAEQRRWRRAGDNGRRQIGTATNEHFLETNELNLTQAEAFVSEATQRLKQTAKQWLPFLPRQVYVESVALLSDACLKEFSLALCALLLPASSSLGQASTTRVAPPSAPQERTRFVVALISFILAEVKTVFLLHLDTPQSTAPLASSSSLPCLSFSSPSSPSSTSCASFGSAAAALQGLDAATETPQTTRIESLVEFVETLEAMKAILTPEDDALLQHVWALYGASLRRTLPLEKVERILFSSLCLLALSDPVTASEAMRQHASDFGRMLLQSV